A stretch of Usitatibacter palustris DNA encodes these proteins:
- a CDS encoding OmpA family protein, with product MKIFSLGKLIAGSAVMAIAAGSAFAGVTPNATDSSGAPVRDASGNCIQSSGISHPDCMPKAAPAPAAPASPASPASPAAPAAPAPAAKPAPASVRQAVVIQADALFDFDKAVLRPDGKKNIDDALAKLRGVDLEMVIATGHTDSVGSDAYNQKLSERRAAAVKDYLVSKGIASAKVTTIGKGESQPVATNKTGEGRQKNRRVDIEFKGVRQ from the coding sequence ATGAAGATTTTCTCGCTCGGAAAGCTGATCGCCGGTTCCGCCGTCATGGCGATTGCCGCCGGCTCGGCTTTCGCTGGCGTCACGCCGAATGCAACGGATTCCTCCGGCGCCCCGGTAAGGGACGCTTCCGGCAATTGCATCCAATCCTCCGGTATCAGCCACCCGGATTGCATGCCGAAGGCCGCACCGGCCCCGGCTGCTCCCGCAAGCCCGGCCTCTCCGGCGTCACCCGCAGCTCCGGCGGCTCCGGCTCCGGCGGCGAAGCCTGCCCCGGCCTCGGTTCGCCAGGCTGTCGTCATCCAGGCTGACGCCCTGTTCGACTTCGACAAGGCGGTCCTGCGTCCGGATGGCAAGAAGAACATCGATGACGCGCTCGCGAAGCTCCGCGGCGTGGACCTCGAAATGGTCATCGCCACGGGCCACACGGACTCGGTCGGCAGCGATGCGTACAACCAGAAGCTCTCCGAGCGCCGCGCTGCTGCGGTGAAGGATTACCTCGTGAGCAAGGGCATCGCCAGCGCGAAGGTCACGACGATCGGCAAGGGCGAGTCCCAGCCTGTCGCGACCAACAAGACCGGCGAAGGTCGCCAGAAGAACCGTCGCGTGGACATCGAGTTCAAGGGTGTTCGCCAGTAA
- a CDS encoding TRZ/ATZ family hydrolase, producing the protein MQNVDTLIVAAQVLPIEPEGVVLTDHAVAISGGKIVALAPAAQALATYSAKSVVRLDRHVLMPGLVNLHCHAAMTLMRGLADDLPLMAWLQDRVWPVEGKHVGDDFVHDGSLIAAAEMLRGGITCVNDMYFFPGATARAMLRAGMRATLGIIAIEFPSAYAADAAGYLAKGLATREAYLGESTLSFCLAPHAPYTVGDETLRKIATLAEELDVPIHMHVHETRDEIAQEVERHKVRPLWRLRGLGLVSPRLIAVHAVHLDDSELDLLAREGASVAHCPASNLKLASGIAPVAAMLARGINVGVGTDGAASNNRLDLFSEMRLASLLAKGASGEARVLDAHATLRMATLGGARALGLDNAIGSLLPGKWADLTAVELSSLETLPCFDAASHIAYVAGREHVSHVWVGGEARVTEGELIGIDVATLKEKALWWKQRIVQA; encoded by the coding sequence ATGCAGAACGTCGACACGCTGATCGTCGCCGCCCAGGTCCTGCCGATCGAACCGGAAGGGGTGGTCCTCACCGACCATGCCGTCGCGATCTCCGGCGGGAAGATCGTCGCGCTCGCGCCCGCGGCGCAGGCACTGGCGACGTACTCGGCGAAGTCGGTCGTGCGCCTGGATCGGCACGTGCTGATGCCCGGACTCGTGAACCTGCATTGCCACGCGGCGATGACGCTCATGCGCGGGCTCGCCGACGACCTGCCGCTGATGGCGTGGCTGCAGGATCGCGTCTGGCCGGTTGAGGGCAAGCACGTCGGCGACGACTTCGTGCACGACGGCAGCCTTATCGCGGCCGCGGAAATGCTGCGCGGCGGCATCACGTGCGTGAACGACATGTATTTCTTCCCTGGGGCCACCGCGCGCGCGATGTTGCGCGCTGGAATGCGCGCGACCCTGGGGATCATCGCGATCGAGTTCCCGAGCGCCTATGCAGCCGATGCGGCGGGCTATCTCGCCAAGGGCCTCGCGACCCGCGAAGCGTATCTCGGAGAGTCCACCCTCTCCTTCTGCCTCGCGCCGCATGCGCCCTACACCGTGGGCGACGAGACGCTGCGCAAGATCGCAACCCTCGCCGAGGAGCTCGACGTGCCTATCCACATGCACGTGCACGAGACCCGCGACGAGATCGCCCAGGAAGTCGAGCGGCACAAGGTCCGGCCGCTCTGGCGGCTGCGCGGGCTCGGCCTTGTGAGCCCGCGCTTGATCGCGGTGCACGCGGTCCACCTCGATGATTCCGAGCTGGACCTCCTCGCTCGCGAAGGCGCGAGCGTGGCCCACTGCCCGGCATCGAACCTCAAGCTGGCGAGCGGCATCGCTCCCGTTGCCGCCATGCTCGCGCGCGGCATCAACGTGGGCGTCGGCACGGACGGCGCCGCGAGCAACAACCGGCTCGACCTGTTTTCCGAGATGCGCCTTGCCTCGCTCCTCGCCAAGGGCGCCTCGGGCGAAGCACGCGTGCTCGATGCCCATGCAACGCTTCGCATGGCCACGTTGGGCGGCGCCCGCGCACTGGGCCTCGACAACGCCATCGGCTCGCTCCTCCCCGGCAAGTGGGCCGATCTCACCGCCGTGGAACTTTCGTCGCTGGAAACCCTCCCTTGTTTCGATGCGGCCTCGCATATCGCATATGTCGCAGGACGCGAGCATGTCTCGCACGTCTGGGTCGGCGGCGAAGCGCGCGTGACCGAAGGCGAGCTGATCGGCATCGACGTCGCCACGCTGAAGGAAAAGGCCCTCTGGTGGAAACAACGCATCGTCCAGGCATGA
- the ubiG gene encoding bifunctional 2-polyprenyl-6-hydroxyphenol methylase/3-demethylubiquinol 3-O-methyltransferase UbiG — protein MSTGANVDPGELAKFSALAHRWWDPTSEFRPLHEINPLRLGHIETLVGGLAGKRVLDVGCGGGILSEAMAVRGARVTGIDLAEKPLKVAMLHRLETGVEVDYRLVPAEQIADEMPAAFDVVTCMEMLEHVPDPASIVRACARAVKPGGWVFFATINRNPKSFLFAIVGAEYVLGLLPRGTHEYAKFITPSELARHGRAAGLAQAGLAGMTYNPITKVYAIGADVGVNYILATRRDV, from the coding sequence ATGAGCACCGGCGCCAACGTCGATCCCGGCGAGCTGGCGAAATTCAGCGCGCTCGCCCATCGCTGGTGGGACCCCACGAGCGAATTCCGGCCGCTGCACGAAATCAACCCGCTGCGCCTGGGCCACATCGAAACTCTCGTCGGCGGGCTCGCCGGCAAGCGCGTGCTCGATGTCGGTTGCGGCGGCGGAATCCTCAGCGAAGCGATGGCCGTGCGCGGAGCGCGCGTCACGGGCATCGATCTCGCCGAGAAGCCGCTGAAGGTCGCCATGCTCCACCGCCTGGAGACGGGGGTGGAAGTCGACTATCGACTCGTCCCCGCCGAACAGATCGCCGATGAGATGCCCGCGGCGTTCGACGTCGTCACGTGCATGGAGATGCTCGAGCACGTGCCGGATCCGGCCAGCATCGTTCGCGCCTGCGCGCGCGCCGTGAAGCCCGGTGGCTGGGTCTTCTTCGCGACGATCAATCGCAACCCCAAGTCGTTCCTCTTCGCGATCGTCGGCGCCGAGTACGTGCTGGGCCTCCTGCCCAGGGGCACGCACGAGTACGCGAAGTTCATCACGCCCTCCGAGCTTGCGCGCCACGGCCGTGCGGCCGGCCTCGCGCAGGCGGGCCTTGCCGGCATGACCTACAACCCGATCACGAAGGTGTATGCGATCGGCGCGGACGTCGGCGTGAACTACATCCTCGCCACGCGCCGCGATGTTTGA
- the gph gene encoding phosphoglycolate phosphatase (PGP is an essential enzyme in the glycolate salvage pathway in higher organisms (photorespiration in plants). Phosphoglycolate results from the oxidase activity of RubisCO in the Calvin cycle when concentrations of carbon dioxide are low relative to oxygen. This enzyme is a member of the Haloacid Dehalogenase (HAD) superfamily of aspartate-nucleophile hydrolase enzymes (PF00702).), which produces MFEAVLFDLDGTLADTAPDMAASLNVLLESKGRAPVEVETVRPFVSRGARGMIMAAFGLTPEHPDFPALREKFLDIYADNLAVHTRLFPGMDRLLDRLEAEGIAWGVVTNKFEKFSRPVIAHLGLGLRSQVLVSGDTCARPKPFADPLLHACAHLGVAPMKSLYVGDDERDVQAARAAGMKVVVAGYGYLGDGPPAILWGADAVVDSAFAIGQWMGLAANEAHEA; this is translated from the coding sequence ATGTTTGAGGCCGTCCTCTTCGACCTCGATGGCACGCTCGCGGATACGGCGCCGGACATGGCCGCATCGCTCAACGTGCTGCTCGAGAGCAAGGGACGCGCGCCCGTCGAAGTGGAGACGGTTCGCCCGTTCGTCTCGCGCGGTGCGCGCGGGATGATCATGGCGGCTTTCGGGCTCACGCCCGAGCACCCCGATTTCCCCGCGCTGCGCGAGAAGTTCCTCGACATCTATGCCGACAACCTCGCCGTCCACACGCGGCTCTTTCCCGGCATGGACCGCCTGCTCGACCGGCTCGAGGCCGAAGGAATCGCGTGGGGCGTGGTCACCAACAAATTCGAGAAATTCTCCCGCCCGGTCATCGCGCACCTCGGCCTCGGGCTGCGCTCGCAAGTCCTGGTGAGCGGCGACACCTGCGCGCGACCCAAGCCCTTCGCCGACCCCCTGCTGCATGCCTGCGCCCACCTGGGCGTCGCCCCCATGAAATCCCTCTACGTGGGCGATGACGAACGCGACGTCCAGGCTGCGCGCGCGGCCGGCATGAAGGTGGTCGTCGCCGGCTACGGCTACCTCGGCGACGGTCCGCCCGCGATCCTCTGGGGTGCGGACGCGGTCGTCGATTCCGCGTTCGCCATCGGGCAATGGATGGGTCTCGCCGCCAACGAGGCCCACGAGGCCTAA
- a CDS encoding DUF1501 domain-containing protein yields the protein MTLMKRRHFLQALAGAPLAATLPAFAADTPQRLLVLVYLHGGNDGYNTWVPYTDSLYYRVRPNIAVPRDAVLKVTDKQGFHPSMAPLVPLLESRELAVVQGIGLPGVSQQHYRDTEMAFTACDLEEYRTEGWVTRALARRALEEWAMADAVAFDLLDIRESDPMGPMRGQRQRVVQVHHAHELLAKRRISDCVIDANPRGRERLARGGDTLATVTLRTSFPTDPFGQAVRAAVELASVDRGIPVIHLALNGLDGDKHHSVDCHYDQLKYHGNALQRLSEGLVALRSGLREIGRWDETLVATYDEFGRSPMENEKQGTHHGQATTHFVMGGRVKGGLYGEAPPVIRVHEIGGPEPVIDTRRLWATVVERWWSADASGLFARRYAPLDLLSA from the coding sequence ATGACCCTCATGAAGCGCCGTCACTTCCTGCAGGCCCTCGCGGGCGCACCGCTCGCGGCAACCCTTCCCGCGTTTGCGGCCGACACACCGCAGCGCCTGCTCGTGCTCGTTTACCTGCATGGGGGCAACGACGGCTACAACACGTGGGTTCCGTACACGGATTCGCTCTACTACCGCGTGCGCCCGAACATCGCTGTGCCACGCGACGCGGTCCTGAAGGTCACCGACAAGCAGGGCTTCCATCCCTCGATGGCGCCGCTCGTGCCCTTGCTCGAATCGCGCGAGCTGGCGGTGGTCCAGGGGATCGGCCTGCCGGGCGTCTCGCAGCAGCATTACCGCGACACGGAGATGGCATTCACCGCCTGCGATCTCGAGGAATACCGGACCGAGGGCTGGGTCACTCGTGCCCTCGCCCGTCGCGCCCTCGAGGAGTGGGCGATGGCCGATGCGGTGGCCTTCGATCTGCTCGACATCCGCGAATCCGACCCGATGGGACCAATGCGCGGCCAGCGCCAGCGCGTGGTGCAGGTCCACCATGCCCACGAGCTGCTCGCCAAGCGCCGGATCTCCGATTGCGTGATCGATGCGAACCCGCGGGGTCGCGAGCGCCTTGCTCGCGGCGGCGATACGCTCGCCACCGTCACCCTGCGCACGAGCTTTCCCACGGACCCCTTCGGGCAAGCGGTGCGCGCGGCCGTGGAGCTCGCCTCGGTCGACCGCGGGATTCCGGTGATCCACCTCGCGCTCAACGGCCTCGACGGCGACAAGCATCATTCGGTCGACTGCCACTACGACCAGCTGAAGTACCACGGCAACGCGCTACAGCGCCTTTCCGAGGGCCTCGTCGCGCTGCGCTCGGGCCTGCGCGAAATCGGGCGCTGGGACGAAACGCTGGTCGCAACGTACGACGAGTTCGGCCGCTCGCCGATGGAAAACGAGAAGCAGGGCACGCACCACGGACAGGCCACGACGCACTTTGTGATGGGCGGGCGCGTGAAAGGCGGCCTCTACGGCGAAGCGCCCCCGGTGATCCGCGTGCACGAGATCGGCGGGCCCGAGCCGGTCATCGACACCCGGCGCCTGTGGGCCACGGTCGTGGAGCGCTGGTGGAGCGCCGACGCTTCCGGCCTCTTCGCCCGCCGCTACGCCCCCCTCGACCTCCTGTCCGCCTGA
- a CDS encoding glycosyltransferase gives MDASSPPSEIAASGPAPAVVRLDAGDAGDFLGPLRAALAAHPGADFAWIAKGIAEPFAWLTRLQKAAYSMPRIAAAVPMCDLSPVTELVDEATRAAHKLDPLLLDQTAYCVGDRACYEIPRLHPVCAYLRRDALDAVVPMLPAGPASPQSVLDTLVRLWRATGWSPVACDFLYVERPGHLSAAPGPATLEEQAFLRHSPFAGLRRAVSDSIRIGLPPVSTPGLDERPVQLHVMHFWGGGLERWVRDFGRADPMRINMILASFRIGEDGGQRLILYSDPSAMAPVRVWDIARPIRSSAGTSLEYRAILEEIVRDFGVEAVLVSSLINHSLDALTLPVKTVVVCHDFYPVCQAINPRFGKTCVRCTLEDLRACAKSNPLNTFFAQQQTPEEWHAMRGLFVDHVIANGIEMIVPSQSVANTLRQLDPRLAKVPMHTIGHGIDLDAPKITTAPREDAQRLRIVVLGRLSLHKGLELMREAAEGLRPHAKITLLGCGRNGVELAEKLGWKAIEKYELADLPRVLQSLNPDACLLPSVVPETFSYTLSELMALGVPPIASAVGALKERIVDGETGFLFEPDKDSLIEAVRALKSQPERLEKVARNLAALPKGRGTADMVKDYHAIIPLKPHPVARFRVGLGRSTSLTEPYRQLNESYAQLTSAYQQLSGAYAHTTQAYEQTRGAYDKAHGEVVRLHAVLGQWGREVSALKVPTHPWRIPQALGLMQDLAKQLKKPEE, from the coding sequence ATGGACGCTTCCTCGCCGCCCTCGGAGATCGCCGCCAGCGGGCCTGCGCCGGCGGTGGTGCGCCTCGACGCGGGCGATGCCGGTGATTTCCTCGGCCCGCTTCGCGCCGCTCTCGCCGCGCATCCGGGTGCGGACTTCGCGTGGATCGCCAAGGGCATCGCCGAACCCTTCGCCTGGTTGACGCGCCTGCAGAAGGCCGCGTACTCGATGCCGCGCATCGCCGCCGCGGTCCCGATGTGCGACCTCTCCCCGGTGACCGAACTCGTGGACGAGGCAACGCGCGCGGCGCACAAGCTCGACCCCCTCCTCCTCGATCAGACCGCGTACTGCGTGGGCGATCGCGCGTGCTACGAAATCCCGCGGCTGCATCCGGTGTGCGCGTACCTGCGCCGCGATGCGCTCGATGCGGTCGTGCCGATGTTGCCGGCCGGGCCGGCGTCGCCGCAGTCCGTGCTCGACACGCTCGTGCGCCTGTGGCGCGCGACCGGCTGGAGCCCGGTGGCTTGCGACTTTCTCTACGTCGAACGCCCGGGACACCTGAGCGCCGCACCCGGTCCCGCGACACTCGAGGAGCAGGCGTTCCTCCGGCACTCGCCATTCGCCGGCCTGCGCCGCGCCGTGAGCGATTCGATCCGGATCGGCCTGCCGCCGGTGTCGACGCCCGGCCTCGACGAGCGGCCCGTCCAGTTGCACGTCATGCATTTCTGGGGCGGCGGCCTCGAACGCTGGGTGCGCGACTTCGGCCGCGCCGATCCCATGCGCATCAACATGATCCTCGCCTCGTTCCGCATCGGCGAGGATGGCGGCCAGCGGCTGATCCTCTACTCCGACCCCTCGGCCATGGCGCCGGTCCGCGTCTGGGACATCGCGCGGCCGATCCGGTCGAGCGCCGGCACGAGCCTCGAATACCGCGCCATCCTCGAGGAGATCGTCCGCGACTTCGGCGTCGAGGCGGTGCTGGTCTCGTCGCTGATCAACCATTCGCTCGACGCGCTGACGCTCCCCGTAAAGACGGTCGTCGTCTGCCACGATTTCTACCCCGTCTGCCAAGCGATCAACCCGCGCTTCGGCAAGACCTGCGTGCGCTGCACGCTCGAGGACCTTCGCGCCTGCGCGAAGTCCAATCCGCTCAACACGTTTTTCGCCCAGCAGCAGACGCCCGAGGAATGGCACGCGATGCGCGGCCTGTTCGTCGACCATGTCATCGCCAACGGCATCGAGATGATCGTGCCGTCGCAATCGGTCGCCAACACCCTGCGCCAGCTCGATCCGCGCCTCGCGAAAGTGCCGATGCATACGATCGGTCACGGGATCGACCTCGATGCACCGAAGATCACCACCGCGCCGCGCGAGGATGCGCAGCGCCTGCGCATCGTGGTTCTCGGGCGCCTGTCGCTCCACAAGGGACTCGAGCTGATGCGCGAAGCCGCCGAGGGCCTGCGGCCGCACGCGAAGATCACGCTGCTCGGCTGCGGCCGCAATGGCGTGGAACTCGCCGAGAAGCTCGGCTGGAAGGCGATCGAAAAGTACGAGCTCGCGGACCTGCCGCGCGTGCTGCAATCGCTCAATCCGGATGCGTGCCTGCTGCCCTCGGTCGTCCCGGAGACCTTCAGCTACACCCTGAGCGAGCTGATGGCCCTGGGCGTTCCGCCGATTGCCTCGGCCGTCGGCGCGTTGAAGGAGCGCATCGTCGATGGCGAGACGGGCTTCCTGTTCGAACCGGACAAGGATTCGCTCATCGAGGCCGTCCGCGCGCTGAAGTCGCAGCCCGAACGTCTCGAGAAGGTCGCGCGCAACCTCGCCGCCCTGCCCAAGGGCCGCGGCACCGCCGACATGGTGAAGGACTATCACGCGATCATTCCGCTCAAGCCGCACCCCGTCGCGCGCTTCCGCGTGGGCTTGGGGCGCAGCACGTCGCTCACGGAACCGTACCGCCAACTCAACGAGTCGTATGCGCAGCTCACCTCCGCCTACCAGCAGCTGAGCGGCGCCTATGCGCACACGACCCAGGCCTACGAGCAGACCCGCGGTGCGTACGACAAGGCCCATGGGGAAGTCGTGCGGCTCCACGCGGTGCTGGGCCAATGGGGCCGCGAAGTCAGCGCCCTAAAAGTGCCCACGCATCCATGGCGGATCCCGCAAGCGCTCGGACTCATGCAGGACCTCGCCAAACAATTGAAAAAGCCGGAGGAATGA
- a CDS encoding class I SAM-dependent methyltransferase codes for MSTVAIADTEAEAQRFPWAEQLSPQLLKSPWWIGHIPFAYELIGRLRPAVIVELGTYSGSSFAAFCQAVTACGLPSRCYGIDLWQGDVHMGKFEDDLYHEISAYMAQTYPGVAQLVREDFNRAVAQFADGSIDLLHIDGTHTYEAVSNDFHTWLPKMSERGVILFHDVNVTVENAGSAALKFGVRKLFDEVKGRYPHLEFAHCWGLGVLVVGPAAPPAVHELVSLSGSPAFIQYFAAKGAEVSKRFADMGVALPVHSPYSADTPLWRRAVNKLRRIADQVLAT; via the coding sequence ATGTCGACCGTCGCAATCGCCGACACCGAAGCGGAAGCCCAGCGCTTCCCCTGGGCGGAGCAACTTTCGCCGCAACTGTTGAAGTCGCCCTGGTGGATCGGGCACATCCCGTTCGCCTACGAGCTGATCGGTCGCCTGCGGCCGGCGGTCATCGTCGAGCTCGGCACCTACAGCGGATCGTCCTTCGCGGCGTTCTGCCAGGCGGTGACCGCGTGCGGGCTGCCTTCGAGGTGCTACGGCATCGACCTCTGGCAGGGCGACGTGCACATGGGCAAGTTCGAGGACGACCTCTACCACGAGATCTCCGCGTACATGGCGCAGACCTACCCGGGCGTGGCGCAGCTCGTCCGCGAGGACTTCAACAGGGCCGTCGCGCAATTCGCCGACGGCTCCATCGACCTCCTGCACATCGACGGCACCCACACGTACGAAGCGGTGAGCAACGATTTCCACACGTGGCTTCCGAAGATGTCGGAGCGCGGCGTGATCCTCTTCCACGACGTGAACGTGACCGTCGAGAACGCGGGCAGCGCGGCGCTGAAGTTCGGCGTGCGCAAGCTCTTCGACGAGGTGAAGGGCCGCTATCCGCACCTGGAGTTCGCGCATTGCTGGGGCTTGGGCGTGCTGGTCGTCGGCCCCGCCGCACCGCCCGCGGTCCACGAGCTGGTCTCGCTCTCGGGCTCGCCCGCTTTTATCCAGTACTTCGCGGCCAAGGGCGCAGAAGTCTCGAAGCGCTTCGCCGACATGGGCGTGGCGCTGCCCGTCCATTCCCCCTACAGCGCCGACACGCCGCTGTGGCGCCGCGCCGTCAACAAGCTGCGCCGCATCGCCGACCAGGTCCTCGCGACATGA
- a CDS encoding glycosyltransferase WbsX family protein, whose translation MTEDQVRLLAMYFPQFHAIPENDAWWGKGFTDWVNVKRARPQFRGHYQPRVPLDNNYYDQSRLDTLAWQIDIARKHGVHGFCHYHYWFDGKQLLDTPTNLVLENKSLDFPFCLAWANETWSRRWDGQDHLILQEQTHRPDKAIWQRHFDYLFRCWSDERAIKIDGKPVFLVYRAHRIVQIDAMFDFWREEARRRGLPGLYLISMKQYEFPNPEVLKHFDATMQFQPFEAIYSPDYEATPIKASRLLAPFRHLPEKVQDVLRAVRYHLLSGLTFYDYDRVWKHILKVEREGGIPAFPGAFVDWDNTARYRKRARIFRGASPERFGHWFRQLVQVTAQRPAPERMIFLNAWNEWSEGTYLEPDERHGYKYLEAVRDALQEAAEEPRKARVA comes from the coding sequence ATGACGGAGGATCAGGTCCGCCTGCTCGCCATGTATTTCCCCCAGTTCCACGCGATTCCCGAGAACGACGCGTGGTGGGGCAAGGGCTTCACCGACTGGGTGAACGTGAAGCGCGCGCGGCCGCAGTTCCGCGGCCACTACCAGCCGCGCGTGCCGCTCGACAACAACTACTACGACCAATCGCGCCTCGATACGCTCGCGTGGCAGATCGACATCGCGCGCAAGCACGGCGTGCACGGCTTCTGCCACTACCACTACTGGTTCGACGGCAAGCAGCTGCTCGACACGCCGACCAACCTCGTGCTCGAGAACAAGTCGCTCGATTTCCCGTTCTGCCTCGCCTGGGCCAACGAGACCTGGTCGCGGCGCTGGGACGGCCAGGACCATCTCATCCTGCAGGAGCAGACGCATCGGCCGGACAAGGCGATCTGGCAGCGTCACTTCGATTACCTTTTCCGCTGCTGGAGCGACGAGCGCGCGATCAAGATCGACGGCAAGCCGGTGTTCCTCGTCTATCGCGCGCACCGCATCGTGCAGATCGACGCGATGTTCGATTTCTGGCGCGAGGAAGCGCGCCGGCGCGGACTGCCCGGCCTCTACCTCATCTCGATGAAGCAGTACGAGTTCCCGAACCCGGAGGTCCTCAAGCACTTCGACGCGACGATGCAATTCCAGCCCTTCGAGGCCATCTACTCGCCCGACTACGAAGCGACGCCGATCAAGGCCAGCCGGCTGCTCGCGCCGTTCCGCCACCTGCCCGAGAAGGTTCAGGACGTCTTGCGCGCCGTGCGCTACCACCTGCTTTCCGGGCTCACGTTCTACGACTACGACCGCGTGTGGAAGCACATCCTGAAGGTCGAACGCGAAGGCGGCATCCCGGCCTTTCCCGGCGCATTCGTGGACTGGGACAACACCGCCCGCTATCGCAAGCGCGCGCGCATCTTCCGGGGTGCCTCGCCCGAGCGCTTCGGGCACTGGTTCCGGCAGCTCGTGCAGGTCACGGCGCAGCGCCCGGCGCCCGAGCGGATGATCTTCCTCAACGCGTGGAACGAGTGGTCCGAGGGCACCTACCTGGAGCCCGACGAGCGTCACGGCTACAAGTATCTCGAGGCCGTGCGCGACGCACTGCAGGAAGCGGCCGAGGAACCCCGCAAGGCGCGCGTGGCTTGA
- a CDS encoding glycosyltransferase family 2 protein, giving the protein MIDVIVPVYRGLGPTQRCLESVIAASGSTLHELIVIDDESPEPQITQWLSTFAREHRVALRRHEKNRGFVATVNEGMALHPTRDVVLLNADTEVPRGWLDRLAAHARGANVGTVTPFSNNATICSYPRFCENNELPAGMDTHSLDAAFHAANAGRSVDILTAVGFCMYIRRECLDRVGLFDFERYGQGYGEEVDFCMRASRAGFRHLLAGDLFVYHQGEVSFGNTGVERRAQAQRTVDTLYPEFQPTVRAFVQADPPRPLREAVDRQRGVSSSR; this is encoded by the coding sequence TTGATCGACGTCATCGTCCCGGTCTATCGCGGGCTGGGCCCCACGCAGCGCTGCCTCGAGAGCGTGATCGCCGCCTCGGGCAGCACTTTGCACGAGCTCATCGTCATCGACGACGAGAGCCCGGAGCCGCAGATCACCCAGTGGTTGAGCACGTTCGCACGTGAGCATCGCGTCGCGTTGCGGCGCCACGAGAAGAACCGGGGCTTCGTCGCCACGGTGAACGAGGGCATGGCGCTGCACCCGACGCGCGACGTCGTGCTGCTGAACGCCGACACCGAAGTGCCGCGCGGGTGGCTCGACCGATTGGCCGCACACGCCCGGGGCGCGAATGTGGGCACCGTGACCCCGTTCTCCAACAACGCGACGATCTGCAGCTATCCGCGCTTCTGCGAGAACAACGAGCTTCCAGCCGGCATGGACACCCATTCCCTCGACGCCGCGTTCCACGCCGCCAACGCCGGCCGCAGCGTGGACATCCTGACTGCAGTGGGGTTCTGCATGTACATCCGGCGCGAATGCCTGGACCGCGTGGGGCTCTTCGACTTCGAGCGCTATGGCCAGGGCTACGGCGAGGAAGTCGATTTCTGCATGCGCGCGAGCCGCGCGGGGTTCCGCCACCTGCTCGCCGGCGACCTCTTCGTCTACCACCAGGGCGAAGTGTCCTTCGGCAACACCGGCGTGGAACGGCGCGCGCAGGCGCAACGCACCGTCGACACGCTCTATCCCGAATTCCAGCCGACGGTTCGCGCCTTCGTCCAGGCCGACCCGCCCCGTCCCCTGCGCGAGGCGGTCGACCGCCAGCGCGGTGTATCATCGTCGCGCTAA